The following are from one region of the Rosistilla carotiformis genome:
- a CDS encoding zinc-dependent alcohol dehydrogenase family protein, producing MKAMLINGYGENATFEAADVAKPEVKAGHALVKIAASSVNTVDTMIRRMGKDLPLSPDTPALLGMDFAGTVEAVGEGVEGYSVGDEVYGCAGGLADLPGTLADYIVADSNLIAHKAKNLSMREAAALPLVAITAYEGLKRAGIQQGQKVLVHGGSGGVGHVALQLAKHWGAEVYSTGGGEKQLALIEQLGATGINYKSESVEQYVAKHTGGAGFDVVFDSVGGGNLTNSFESAALNGHVATTVSMCELDLTPAHFKGLSLHVVFMLIPMLHNFRREQHAEILRDLTQICETGGLKPVLDEEQFSLEQVGQAYARLESGKAMGKVVVEV from the coding sequence ATGAAAGCGATGCTTATCAACGGCTATGGCGAAAACGCGACGTTCGAAGCGGCGGATGTTGCGAAACCCGAAGTGAAGGCTGGCCACGCGTTGGTCAAGATCGCCGCGTCGAGCGTGAATACGGTCGACACGATGATTCGCAGGATGGGAAAGGATTTGCCTCTATCGCCCGACACGCCCGCGCTGCTTGGGATGGATTTTGCCGGAACGGTGGAGGCCGTCGGCGAAGGGGTGGAAGGTTATTCTGTGGGCGATGAAGTCTATGGATGTGCCGGCGGGTTGGCCGATTTGCCCGGCACGTTAGCGGACTACATCGTGGCCGACAGCAACTTGATTGCTCACAAGGCGAAGAACCTGTCGATGCGAGAAGCCGCGGCATTGCCGTTGGTCGCGATCACCGCTTATGAAGGCTTGAAACGCGCAGGCATCCAACAAGGCCAGAAAGTTCTTGTCCATGGCGGCTCGGGCGGAGTCGGCCATGTCGCGCTGCAACTGGCAAAACATTGGGGCGCCGAAGTCTACTCGACCGGTGGCGGCGAGAAACAACTCGCGCTGATCGAACAACTGGGTGCAACGGGCATCAACTACAAAAGCGAATCGGTGGAACAGTACGTTGCCAAGCATACCGGCGGCGCTGGTTTTGACGTCGTATTCGACTCGGTGGGTGGTGGAAACTTGACGAACTCGTTTGAATCCGCGGCACTCAACGGTCATGTCGCAACAACTGTCTCGATGTGCGAGCTCGATTTAACCCCGGCTCACTTCAAGGGCTTGTCGTTGCACGTCGTGTTCATGCTGATTCCGATGCTGCACAACTTCCGCCGAGAACAACACGCCGAAATCCTCCGCGACTTGACACAGATATGCGAGACGGGAGGCCTCAAGCCTGTTCTGGATGAAGAACAATTTTCGCTCGAACAAGTCGGACAAGCGTATGCCCGTTTAGAGAGTGGGAAAGCGATGGGAAAAGTGGTCGTTGAGGTTTAA
- a CDS encoding Fur family transcriptional regulator, with protein MQLLRRSSQPLTHSAVVEGIADVNVDKATVFRSLNDMAEVKLVRRTQVGDHVWRFDAIDPNDEHDTGHPHFLCVDCGTVSSLSDVELTARSQRASEAVGEVTQILLQGHCNDCK; from the coding sequence TTGCAACTGCTTCGCCGGTCCTCTCAACCGCTGACCCATTCCGCAGTCGTCGAAGGGATTGCGGACGTAAACGTCGACAAAGCGACAGTCTTTCGCAGCCTCAACGACATGGCCGAGGTGAAGTTGGTGCGTCGAACCCAAGTCGGGGATCACGTGTGGCGATTTGATGCCATCGATCCCAATGACGAACACGACACCGGGCACCCCCATTTTTTGTGCGTCGACTGCGGCACCGTCTCTAGCCTGTCCGACGTCGAGCTGACCGCCCGAAGCCAGCGTGCCAGCGAGGCGGTTGGGGAAGTCACCCAGATTCTGTTGCAGGGGCATTGCAACGACTGCAAGTAG
- a CDS encoding nitroreductase family protein, with protein MQVKDAIFNRRAIKHFDADHKMTAAEEKELLETTIQAPTSFNIQHWRFVILRDPELRAKIRKDFGNDQAQMTDASLLVLFTADMKAWQKEPSRYFANAPKEVAEMLVNWMGPFHEGREWLQRDEAQRSIGLAMQTMMLAAQGMGYQSCPMIGFDIEEVAKLINLPDDHVMGPMVAIGKGTKEAWPKPGQLPLDEVVVENGFRTP; from the coding sequence ATGCAAGTCAAAGACGCCATTTTCAACCGCCGAGCCATCAAGCACTTCGACGCCGACCACAAAATGACGGCTGCCGAGGAAAAAGAACTGCTTGAAACTACCATCCAGGCTCCAACCAGCTTCAACATCCAGCACTGGCGGTTCGTCATCCTGCGTGATCCCGAGCTGCGAGCGAAGATCCGTAAAGACTTTGGCAACGACCAAGCCCAGATGACCGATGCCTCGCTGCTGGTCCTGTTCACTGCCGACATGAAAGCGTGGCAGAAAGAGCCGTCGCGCTACTTTGCGAACGCGCCAAAGGAAGTGGCCGAAATGTTGGTCAACTGGATGGGGCCATTCCACGAAGGCCGCGAGTGGCTGCAGCGTGACGAAGCCCAACGCTCGATCGGTCTGGCGATGCAAACCATGATGTTGGCCGCCCAAGGCATGGGCTACCAATCCTGCCCGATGATCGGCTTCGACATCGAAGAAGTCGCCAAGCTCATCAATCTTCCGGATGATCACGTCATGGGACCAATGGTTGCGATCGGCAAAGGCACCAAAGAAGCCTGGCCAAAGCCTGGCCAACTCCCGCTCGACGAAGTCGTCGTTGAAAACGGTTTCAGAACGCCATAA
- a CDS encoding preprotein translocase subunit SecA, translating to MSTSETAPDDLENANDSEPTPVAQDPQAPESRADKDVPLKSWLGMGASTRIRRWQHSLQKIAEWEPQLIDESNEAIRKRSLALRYRAKSGESLASLMPEAYALVREAGRRTLGMRHYQVQMIGGIALHEGCISEMQTGEGKTLTATLPLYLHSLLGKGSHLATVNDYLAKRDAEWMTPLFRTLGVSVGIVQTECDQGQRREAYGSDITYGTAKEFGFDFLRDRLLLRAQNRVQSDFLGDGESNFSGGGGDKPVMRGVHFCLVDEADSILIDEARTPLIIGSIEDQVREQIVQAYQWAARHAPEFVEGEHYDIHPDSKQYELTGRGRQTVRSLPRPDLIRTVGLVDLYEFMERGVKVHQEFFLDRHYVVRDDEIVIVDEFTGRLAEGRKWRDGIHQAIEAKEGIEISVPTGQAARITIQDLFLRYKYLAGMTGTAATSAPELKKIYRTPVVRVPTNRPPQRVPLKDRVFGDMHSKFVAIVDEVVEMNQLGRPVLIGTRSIDKSELLSQMLDDKGIKHEVLNANKVAEEAAIVEQAGKRGRVTVATNMAGRGTDIKVPKDVEAEGGIHVICTELHDSARVDRQLIGRCGRQGDQGSYRQYLSLDDDILKNGYGPVKAARWKQIGADSGGSVQSYAGLFRKAQLKVEKKHFRDRMVLLHHERERKKMQREIGQDPYLDTPD from the coding sequence ATGTCTACCAGCGAAACAGCCCCCGACGATTTGGAAAATGCCAATGATTCGGAACCAACGCCAGTCGCCCAAGATCCGCAAGCGCCCGAGTCGCGCGCCGACAAGGATGTGCCTTTAAAGAGTTGGTTGGGGATGGGGGCATCGACTCGCATCCGCCGTTGGCAGCACAGTTTGCAAAAGATCGCGGAATGGGAACCGCAGCTGATTGACGAATCCAATGAAGCGATCCGCAAGCGCAGTTTGGCGTTGCGGTACCGCGCTAAATCGGGCGAATCGCTCGCATCGCTGATGCCCGAAGCGTATGCGTTGGTGCGTGAAGCCGGGCGTCGAACGCTGGGCATGCGACACTACCAGGTGCAGATGATCGGTGGGATCGCGTTGCACGAAGGCTGTATCTCGGAGATGCAGACGGGCGAAGGAAAGACGTTGACGGCGACACTGCCGCTATACCTGCACTCCTTGCTCGGCAAAGGGTCCCATTTGGCGACCGTCAACGATTACTTGGCCAAACGCGATGCGGAGTGGATGACGCCGTTGTTTCGCACTCTGGGCGTCAGTGTCGGGATCGTGCAAACCGAATGCGATCAAGGTCAGCGTCGGGAGGCCTACGGCAGCGACATCACTTATGGAACGGCCAAAGAGTTCGGTTTTGACTTTCTACGCGACCGCTTGCTGTTGCGAGCTCAAAACCGAGTCCAATCCGACTTCCTCGGCGACGGCGAATCGAATTTCAGCGGCGGTGGTGGCGACAAGCCGGTGATGCGAGGGGTGCATTTCTGTTTGGTCGATGAAGCCGACAGTATTTTGATCGATGAAGCGCGGACTCCTTTGATCATTGGATCGATCGAAGATCAAGTTCGCGAACAGATCGTCCAGGCTTACCAATGGGCGGCACGTCACGCGCCGGAATTTGTCGAGGGGGAACACTACGATATCCATCCCGATTCCAAACAATACGAACTCACCGGTCGTGGCCGTCAGACGGTCCGTTCGCTCCCTCGCCCCGATCTCATCCGCACGGTCGGATTGGTCGATCTTTACGAATTCATGGAACGGGGCGTGAAGGTGCATCAGGAGTTCTTCTTAGACCGGCACTACGTGGTCCGTGATGATGAAATTGTGATCGTCGATGAATTCACCGGACGCTTGGCCGAAGGGCGAAAATGGCGTGACGGCATCCATCAGGCGATCGAGGCCAAAGAGGGGATCGAGATCTCGGTTCCGACCGGTCAAGCGGCGCGGATCACGATCCAAGATCTGTTCCTTCGATACAAATACCTTGCCGGTATGACCGGTACTGCGGCGACGTCGGCCCCAGAGTTGAAGAAGATCTACCGAACTCCGGTCGTCCGCGTGCCGACCAATCGCCCCCCCCAACGGGTTCCGTTGAAAGATCGCGTGTTTGGCGACATGCATTCGAAATTTGTGGCGATCGTCGATGAAGTGGTGGAGATGAACCAATTGGGACGCCCGGTGTTGATCGGCACCCGTTCGATCGACAAATCGGAGTTGTTGTCGCAAATGCTGGACGACAAAGGGATCAAGCACGAAGTCCTCAATGCGAACAAGGTGGCGGAGGAAGCGGCGATCGTTGAACAAGCGGGAAAACGCGGCCGCGTGACGGTGGCCACGAATATGGCTGGCCGTGGTACCGATATCAAAGTTCCCAAAGATGTGGAAGCCGAAGGGGGGATCCATGTGATCTGCACCGAACTGCACGATTCGGCTCGCGTCGATCGCCAGTTAATCGGGCGCTGCGGTCGGCAAGGGGACCAGGGTTCGTACCGCCAGTATCTCTCATTGGATGATGACATCTTGAAGAACGGTTACGGGCCGGTCAAAGCGGCGCGATGGAAGCAGATCGGTGCCGACAGCGGTGGCAGCGTGCAGAGCTATGCCGGGCTATTTCGTAAGGCACAATTGAAGGTCGAGAAGAAACACTTCCGCGACCGGATGGTGCTGCTGCATCACGAACGGGAACGCAAAAAGATGCAGCGTGAAATCGGCCAGGATCCCTATCTGGACACGCCGGATTGA
- a CDS encoding winged helix-turn-helix transcriptional regulator, with protein MDTTNKPRHTSYVLPACPVEATLELIGGKWKGIVLFYLLDGRLRFSELKRKIGCVTQRMLTKQLRELEASGLVNRIVYAEVPPRVEYELTEDGKSLQPILELLKKWGEEHAMDLISERQKSAVVAQRTE; from the coding sequence ATGGATACCACTAACAAGCCCCGACACACCAGTTACGTGTTGCCCGCCTGCCCTGTTGAAGCGACGCTGGAACTGATTGGAGGCAAATGGAAAGGGATCGTACTTTTCTATTTGCTCGACGGCCGGCTTCGTTTCAGTGAACTCAAGCGGAAGATCGGTTGCGTCACCCAGCGGATGTTGACCAAGCAGCTTCGCGAACTCGAAGCCAGCGGTTTGGTTAACCGAATCGTCTATGCCGAAGTGCCGCCGCGAGTTGAATACGAACTGACCGAAGATGGCAAGTCGCTGCAACCCATCTTGGAATTGCTGAAGAAATGGGGTGAAGAGCACGCAATGGATCTAATTTCTGAACGTCAGAAGTCAGCGGTCGTTGCACAACGAACCGAATGA
- a CDS encoding transposase, with protein MPRHRFTDREFKAIRHLLPKQQPGKPGRRWSNHRTIVDGILWVTKTGGPDEIYLSNWRDGKPSTRDFGDGPRRDSGTVFIKHY; from the coding sequence ATGCCACGCCATCGTTTCACAGATCGGGAGTTCAAGGCAATCCGTCATCTGCTACCCAAGCAGCAACCCGGTAAGCCGGGGCGACGGTGGAGCAACCATCGCACAATAGTAGATGGGATACTCTGGGTCACGAAGACCGGGGGCCCTGACGAGATCTACCTGAGCAACTGGAGAGATGGCAAACCGTCTACGCGAGATTTCGGCGATGGACCAAGGAGGGACTCTGGGACAGTGTTTATCAAACACTACTAA
- a CDS encoding GTP-binding protein, producing MNPSVSTKRLPVTVLSGFLGAGKTTLLNHILTNRDNLKVAVIVNDMSEVNIDAALVKSGDANLSRTEEQLVEMSNGCICCTLREDLLVEVRRLACDGRFDYLLIESTGISEPLPVAETFTFEDEEGESLSMLAELDTMVTVVDAGNFMKDFGSWDDLADRRMGLSEDDTRNIVDLLVDQVEFANVIIVNKTDLISPYDLEQLNRILRKLNAKAKILNTTESRCELAEIMGTGLFSLDEAESQPEWLAVPRGQEETETEEYGISSFVYRSERPFHPKRLTEALDGDMDDGLFSGVLRSKGLMWIASRHDWAYDWSQAGCSIRMNPAGFWWAAAPDDAWPDDEALVAEIRSKFVGEHGDRHQELVFIGNAMAPQRITNILDACLLTDLEFTQGPELWANFEDPLPGIELEPGEELMEEEV from the coding sequence ATGAATCCCTCGGTTTCCACCAAACGTCTTCCCGTCACGGTACTTTCCGGCTTTCTCGGGGCTGGCAAGACGACGCTGTTGAATCACATTTTGACCAACCGCGACAACCTTAAAGTCGCGGTGATCGTCAATGACATGAGCGAAGTCAACATCGACGCAGCTCTGGTCAAATCGGGCGACGCGAACCTGTCGCGAACCGAAGAACAACTGGTCGAGATGTCCAACGGCTGCATCTGCTGCACGCTTCGCGAAGATCTGCTTGTCGAAGTCCGTCGACTCGCTTGCGATGGCCGCTTCGACTACCTGCTGATCGAATCGACAGGCATCAGCGAACCGCTGCCGGTCGCCGAGACGTTTACCTTCGAGGACGAGGAAGGGGAAAGTCTTTCGATGCTCGCCGAACTCGACACGATGGTCACCGTTGTCGATGCGGGCAACTTCATGAAGGATTTTGGTTCCTGGGACGATCTGGCCGACCGGCGGATGGGACTGAGCGAAGATGACACCCGGAACATCGTGGACCTGCTGGTCGACCAAGTCGAATTCGCCAACGTGATTATCGTCAACAAGACCGATCTGATATCGCCGTACGATCTCGAACAACTCAACCGCATCCTCCGCAAACTTAACGCCAAAGCCAAGATCCTGAACACGACCGAAAGCCGATGCGAACTAGCGGAAATCATGGGGACCGGCTTGTTTTCGCTCGACGAAGCCGAATCGCAACCGGAATGGCTGGCCGTTCCGCGCGGCCAGGAGGAGACCGAAACGGAAGAGTACGGTATCTCGAGTTTTGTCTACCGCAGCGAGCGACCGTTTCATCCCAAGCGACTGACCGAGGCGCTCGATGGGGACATGGACGACGGTTTATTCAGCGGTGTGCTTCGCAGCAAAGGTTTGATGTGGATCGCTTCGCGTCACGACTGGGCTTACGACTGGTCGCAGGCCGGATGCTCGATTCGCATGAACCCCGCAGGTTTCTGGTGGGCCGCCGCGCCGGACGACGCATGGCCCGATGACGAAGCGTTGGTCGCGGAGATTCGTTCCAAGTTCGTCGGCGAACATGGCGATCGGCATCAAGAACTGGTGTTTATCGGAAACGCGATGGCCCCACAGCGAATCACCAACATTCTGGACGCCTGCTTGCTGACCGATCTGGAATTTACACAAGGCCCTGAACTTTGGGCCAATTTTGAAGACCCGTTGCCGGGGATCGAACTGGAGCCCGGTGAAGAACTGATGGAAGAGGAGGTTTAA
- a CDS encoding BBP7 family outer membrane beta-barrel protein, translating to MKRTNIWLTVAAVLAGTVSAWAGEPGQAQGYKNSVGYTAHVGDLSETQHTHTPPVPQATNAPRPMASSVPQSYYTGCDTACDELYDDGCDSIGGKSGCLTGLFGGQSRGRTWGRVEALLWWAEDRDSPALISSNENFGVRPVVPDFNNSGTSVLFGGQDGIQSDMMVGNRIDFGSYLDDDHTYGIGGRIYGLWNGANTVSVNSNGSGPSYGVPFFDTAALPPLGGDPLGIAIGTFGLLPIGLDLGGGQVVTGNVTATSELDFIGSEVYGRALMARTADFRVDLIGGYTFHSLDDSIHLSGRSTVNNTVAGNLSPANIYDFSDAFEAENTFHGGQIGFETQVVKGRFMFSSLTKVHLGNMNQRVRIDGSSRYETVGGATLVAGDRGLLVQGNEGVYERDSFTFAPEANVKLGYRVCKCATVNVGYSLMMWSDVALAGNHIDNRIDSTRTEAGINAPTRTNTPTFEFDTDSFFMHGLDLGLTFTY from the coding sequence ATGAAACGTACAAACATCTGGCTGACCGTTGCCGCTGTTCTCGCCGGAACAGTCTCAGCATGGGCGGGGGAACCCGGCCAGGCTCAAGGTTACAAGAACTCTGTTGGTTATACAGCCCATGTGGGCGACCTTTCCGAAACACAACACACACACACGCCGCCAGTACCGCAAGCGACCAACGCACCACGACCGATGGCCAGCAGCGTGCCGCAAAGCTATTACACCGGATGCGACACCGCCTGTGATGAATTATACGACGACGGTTGCGACAGCATCGGCGGCAAAAGCGGATGCTTGACCGGATTGTTCGGTGGGCAATCGAGGGGCCGAACCTGGGGCCGTGTGGAAGCTTTGTTGTGGTGGGCCGAAGACCGCGACAGCCCGGCGTTGATCAGCAGCAATGAGAACTTTGGTGTCCGCCCCGTTGTACCTGACTTCAACAACTCCGGAACCAGCGTCCTGTTTGGTGGCCAAGACGGGATCCAGTCGGACATGATGGTCGGCAACCGAATCGATTTCGGTAGCTACTTGGACGACGATCACACCTACGGAATCGGCGGCCGAATCTATGGCCTTTGGAATGGTGCCAACACGGTCAGCGTCAACTCCAACGGAAGTGGACCCTCGTACGGCGTACCCTTCTTCGACACCGCTGCCCTTCCACCGTTGGGTGGAGACCCTCTGGGTATCGCTATCGGCACGTTTGGATTGTTGCCGATCGGATTGGACCTTGGTGGCGGTCAGGTTGTTACCGGCAATGTAACGGCGACCAGTGAATTGGACTTCATCGGCAGCGAAGTTTACGGACGTGCCCTGATGGCACGCACCGCCGACTTCCGCGTCGACCTGATCGGTGGTTACACCTTCCATTCGTTGGACGATTCGATTCATCTATCGGGACGTTCGACCGTGAACAATACCGTCGCGGGCAACCTGTCCCCGGCCAACATCTATGACTTCAGCGATGCATTCGAAGCGGAAAACACCTTCCACGGTGGACAGATTGGTTTCGAGACCCAAGTCGTCAAGGGACGCTTCATGTTCAGCTCGCTGACCAAAGTACACTTGGGCAATATGAACCAACGTGTTCGGATCGATGGCAGCTCGCGATACGAAACTGTCGGCGGTGCAACTCTGGTCGCTGGCGACCGCGGCTTGCTGGTTCAGGGTAACGAAGGCGTTTACGAACGCGACAGCTTCACCTTTGCTCCCGAAGCAAACGTCAAACTGGGCTACCGAGTTTGCAAATGTGCGACCGTGAATGTTGGCTACAGCCTGATGATGTGGTCCGACGTCGCTTTGGCAGGCAACCACATCGACAACCGCATCGACAGCACTCGCACCGAAGCCGGAATCAACGCCCCGACGCGAACCAATACGCCCACTTTTGAATTCGACACCGACAGCTTCTTCATGCACGGTCTCGACTTGGGATTGACGTTCACTTACTAA
- a CDS encoding NAD(P)H-dependent oxidoreductase has product MPRANRPREGTATRWPVHFLSLIFNLPSCPDLSRFPMKVLIVHAHHEPQSFSSSLAKRAEEKLLSLGHEVTFSDLYALKFDPVSDRRNFTTTKDSGYLKQQAEEVHATENDGFAPDVEAEMQKLETADAVIFSFPLWWFGMPAILKGWADRVLAAGRIYGGPKLFEGGIGGGIKRGLVLMTTGGGEATYGGWGVNPALDRILAPIQHGIFWFNGFRPLDPFVAWSPAHIGDAGRREQLQELDRRMESLFDEALLTLPPLADFPGSSVDTKNRFQVVVRFVKPFDEEFHRLVPAEHQMIDVWRRDGRLLEFARSEMDDPNPRVFMTLRATDAAEVQDWFGQLPLADYLEAEVTKLHKPV; this is encoded by the coding sequence TTGCCCCGAGCCAATCGTCCGCGGGAAGGAACGGCCACACGCTGGCCCGTTCATTTTCTTTCACTGATATTCAATCTGCCGTCTTGCCCAGATCTATCGAGATTCCCTATGAAAGTACTCATTGTTCACGCTCACCATGAGCCACAAAGTTTTTCGTCGTCGCTTGCAAAACGCGCTGAGGAGAAACTTCTTTCGCTCGGTCACGAAGTCACCTTCAGCGATCTGTACGCGTTGAAATTTGATCCCGTCTCGGACCGTCGTAACTTCACGACGACCAAGGACTCCGGTTATCTCAAGCAACAGGCCGAAGAAGTTCACGCAACCGAAAACGATGGGTTCGCTCCTGACGTGGAAGCTGAAATGCAAAAGCTCGAAACTGCCGACGCAGTCATCTTCAGCTTTCCACTTTGGTGGTTTGGGATGCCTGCCATCTTGAAAGGTTGGGCCGACCGCGTTTTGGCAGCTGGGCGAATTTACGGAGGTCCCAAGTTGTTCGAAGGCGGCATTGGCGGGGGCATCAAGCGCGGTCTCGTTCTTATGACGACCGGCGGAGGGGAAGCGACGTATGGTGGCTGGGGAGTGAACCCAGCACTCGATCGAATTTTGGCACCTATTCAGCATGGCATTTTTTGGTTCAACGGGTTTCGTCCGCTGGATCCCTTCGTTGCCTGGTCACCCGCTCACATCGGCGATGCGGGCCGCCGAGAGCAATTGCAGGAACTTGATCGAAGGATGGAGTCGCTTTTCGATGAAGCTCTGTTGACGCTCCCGCCCCTTGCGGATTTTCCTGGCTCTAGCGTCGATACGAAAAACCGATTTCAGGTGGTCGTTCGATTCGTCAAACCCTTCGACGAGGAATTTCATCGACTGGTACCCGCCGAACACCAAATGATCGACGTATGGCGACGCGATGGACGGTTGCTCGAGTTTGCTCGTTCGGAAATGGACGATCCGAATCCGCGAGTCTTCATGACGTTGCGTGCAACCGACGCTGCCGAGGTCCAGGACTGGTTCGGACAACTGCCGTTAGCAGACTACCTTGAGGCTGAAGTCACCAAGCTTCACAAGCCGGTATAG
- a CDS encoding prenyltransferase/squalene oxidase repeat-containing protein gives MAQSSASSDPPPSATPPPPPPLPKPVPVRQSPPVRQPAPIAAPASVDAVGGARWRGQNVDGNPVPPSPNEKARAAVTASKLPEGNAEEEAKDFLEVEKSAPAWLISLVVHLVVLLLLALLTLPGSAGVGRLLIELGVSEEQEEVDLAVFDLDSNDAPETLEATEMTELAEVQVDNSFEPMELTELAAPVEIGSFQAELAAGAALSGRTGAMKQALLATHGGTQGTQDAVKLGLEWLKRNQQRGGFWSLSGRYSDGSSTENKPAATAMALLALQGDGNTHLTGEYKEQVSAGIKWLVGHQDREGSFVTKSQVPSHQALYAQGQCTIAICELYAMTKDSWLREPAQRAVNYAVEIQSKEGGWRYYPRRESDTSVTGWFLMGLKSAQMADLEVPGSTFANIGYYLDTVSHYDGAAYSYQPNTAPGQAMTAEGLLCRQYLGWKSDHPALIEAVLTIDAKYPFVLEEKNFYYWYYATQVLHHFGGQPWRNWNGVMREALPKAQVKSGREAGSWAPQGSRWGSTGGRLYTTCLSLFCLEVYYRHMPLYGHQN, from the coding sequence GTGGCTCAGTCCAGCGCATCAAGCGATCCACCGCCGTCTGCGACGCCACCGCCTCCGCCACCGTTACCCAAACCGGTTCCGGTTCGGCAGTCTCCCCCCGTTCGACAGCCCGCTCCGATTGCAGCTCCCGCGTCGGTGGATGCTGTCGGCGGAGCCCGCTGGCGTGGTCAGAACGTGGATGGAAATCCCGTTCCTCCGTCCCCAAATGAAAAAGCCCGCGCCGCAGTGACCGCGTCGAAGCTGCCCGAGGGAAACGCCGAGGAGGAAGCGAAGGATTTCCTGGAGGTGGAAAAATCGGCACCCGCGTGGTTGATCAGCCTGGTCGTGCATTTGGTGGTGTTGCTGCTGCTCGCCCTGTTGACGCTGCCTGGTTCCGCGGGCGTTGGCCGGTTGTTGATCGAATTGGGAGTCTCTGAAGAACAGGAAGAGGTCGACCTGGCTGTGTTTGACCTCGATAGCAACGATGCACCGGAGACGCTCGAAGCGACCGAGATGACGGAATTGGCGGAGGTCCAGGTCGATAACTCGTTTGAACCGATGGAGTTGACCGAACTTGCGGCGCCGGTGGAGATTGGATCGTTCCAAGCCGAGTTGGCTGCCGGGGCGGCCTTGTCGGGACGTACGGGGGCGATGAAGCAAGCGTTGTTAGCGACGCATGGTGGCACCCAAGGAACCCAGGATGCCGTCAAGCTGGGGCTGGAATGGTTGAAACGGAATCAACAACGTGGTGGCTTCTGGAGCCTATCGGGACGCTACAGCGACGGCTCGAGCACCGAGAACAAACCGGCCGCGACCGCGATGGCGTTGTTGGCGCTTCAGGGCGATGGCAACACGCACCTGACGGGCGAATACAAGGAACAGGTCTCCGCCGGGATCAAGTGGCTTGTGGGGCATCAAGATCGCGAGGGAAGCTTTGTCACCAAGTCGCAGGTTCCCAGCCATCAAGCTTTGTACGCACAAGGTCAATGCACGATCGCGATTTGCGAACTGTACGCGATGACCAAGGATTCGTGGCTTCGCGAACCGGCCCAACGCGCCGTTAATTACGCCGTGGAAATCCAATCCAAGGAAGGCGGGTGGCGGTACTATCCTCGCCGCGAATCGGATACGTCGGTGACCGGATGGTTTTTGATGGGGCTGAAGAGCGCCCAGATGGCCGACCTCGAAGTTCCCGGTTCCACCTTTGCCAACATTGGCTATTACTTGGACACCGTGTCGCATTACGACGGTGCGGCCTATTCCTATCAACCGAACACCGCACCGGGCCAAGCGATGACGGCCGAAGGGTTGTTGTGCCGACAGTATTTGGGCTGGAAATCGGATCACCCTGCACTCATCGAAGCGGTATTGACGATCGACGCCAAGTACCCGTTTGTGCTTGAAGAAAAGAACTTCTACTACTGGTACTACGCTACGCAAGTGTTGCACCATTTCGGCGGGCAACCGTGGCGGAATTGGAACGGCGTGATGCGTGAGGCGCTGCCCAAAGCCCAAGTGAAATCGGGACGCGAAGCGGGCAGCTGGGCTCCGCAAGGTTCGCGATGGGGTAGCACCGGAGGTCGGCTTTACACGACCTGTCTGTCGTTATTTTGTTTGGAAGTCTATTACCGGCATATGCCGTTGTACGGCCATCAAAATTGA